Proteins encoded in a region of the Triticum dicoccoides isolate Atlit2015 ecotype Zavitan chromosome 3A, WEW_v2.0, whole genome shotgun sequence genome:
- the LOC119272422 gene encoding BAG family molecular chaperone regulator 4-like, which translates to MVKIPSPRRLFRSRSKSTAGGIGGVDMCAMVAEHERIEWEVRPGGMLVHKPDDDGCDDAVAAILVKVSAGCGGWQHDVSVDATATFGDLKVLLSLATGLWPREQRLLYRGRERDDGDHLHMAGVQDKDKVLLLEDPAVTERKLRSTSLAQLMGVPCHSFIQV; encoded by the coding sequence ATGGTGAAGATTCCGAGCCCGAGGAGGCTGTTCAGGAGCCGGTCCAAGAGCACGGCGGGCGGCATCGGCGGGGTGGACATGTGCGCCATGGTGGCCGAGCACGAGAGGATCGAGTGGGAGGTGCGCCCGGGCGGGATGCTGGTGCATAAGCCCGACGACGACGGCTGCGACGACGCCGTCGCGGCCATCCTGGTGAAAGTATCCGCCGGCTGCGGCGGGTGGCAGCACGACGTGTCCGTCGACGCCACCGCCACCTTCGGCGACCTCAAGGTGCTGCTGTCGCTGGCCACTGGGCTCTGGCCCAGGGAGCAGCGGCTCCTGTACCGGGGCCGGGAGAGGGACGACGGCGACCACCTGCACATGGCCGGCGTCCAGGACAAGGACAAGGTGCTGCTCCTGGAAGACCCTGCCGTGACCGAGAGGAAGCTGAGGTCCACCAGCCTCGCGCAGCTCATGGGGGTGCCCTGCCACTCCTTCATCCAAGTATAG